From the genome of Xiphophorus couchianus chromosome 15, X_couchianus-1.0, whole genome shotgun sequence:
TGTCATTGTTTCTtgcatttttactgaaaatatatttaagtaaattaaaaactgacatttttagaAGGTAATCCTATGTAGCGAGTTAATAGCACTTAATTTAATGCAGTTTAGAAACACattatttctaaagaaaataaatttaaaccaCATAAAAATAGAACAAGTTGTTGTGGATGCTGATGCTgtatctcctgtagcagtcagtgttgcaacAAGTCTGAAGATGCTTCTGACCATTGCTGTATGGCTGTCATTAGAGatgatattccacagtaacatcTCCTGGATGGACACATCaactctgctaatccacctcctttgcttttgctacTATTAATATCTCTGATCGAGTGTTTGCCCCTCAGAATATAGAATACTACAACATGTCTAACACAACTTTATAATTCTGTCtcaccaaacaaaaacacttccaTTAGTCCAGAATATCAGTGGACgagtcagttttgtttttgtttgcctCTTCATACAAACTTTGTTCTGTTTGCTGGTTGCCTACCAGGAGTTTACCTGCTCGGTAAATATGCCCAGAAGAAGATCAAGGAGGTCCAGGAGAAGGAGGCGAGCGAGTACATAGCCCAGGCCAGAAGGCAGTTCCACTTCGAGAGCAACCAGAGAACCTGCAACATGACGGGTCAGAACTCCAGATTATTTTAAACGAGGAAAGGATTTCAGGAACATGGAGAAGAATTcaccatttttgtgttttccagttcTGTCGATGCTTCCTCCGCTCAGAGAGGCTATCGTCACTCAGCTCAACTCCGAGAGTCTGACAGCGATGCTGAAAACAAAGTGAGAGTCACAGCAGATCACCAGTGGCTAACACTGCTAACTAAATAGCTAGCTGCACTAACGCTGCAGCGCTAATGTTAAACATTAGTTCTTCTAatgctttttatgtttatagCTTGCTGctgtatgtttcttgtttgaaatgaaGTTATAGGAGGGAAAAGAATATAAACAGAACTGCTGTTTCCcctccttcaaaataagagcatgaatataaatgtttcacTACTTGCAGAATTGTTACCAGTTGATAACCAAAACCTCAACAGCaatattcaactgaaagtttagtAAATTAAAGCTTTTGAAAATATCCAAGAAAAGATTAATTTAGGGGAATTTAAGTTCGTTAAACATAGCTTCTCTTTTTCTAGCAAAACGTCTATAGCATTTAGCTAAAAATTAGCTGTTAcgggtgtgccgtggtggcggaggggttagcgcgacccacattcagaggcaacgtgaCCTCGACGCAGCCGTCACGGGtccgactcccggacccgacgacgtttacctcATGTCTTTCCACCTCTCCTtcctctttcctgtcagcctactttgaaaaagggacactagagcccacaaaaagaccccttgcagggagatttaaaaatatatatattagcaTGCTACTGGAAGTTTAGCCCCCGCTGCTGATCGCTCATCCGCACTTCTGAGTTTACTGGTAAGCAGCGCTGCGGCTGCAGCCAGAAATGATTCAtttcccttctttctttcttctgacaGACCGGCCAACAAACTGGAGATCTGGGAAGATTTAAAGATCATCAGTAAGAATTTGAAACGTTTCTCCTGGCGTAAAGCCGAGGTGTTTGATCCTGACATGGTGTGTGTTCTTCAGGCTTCACCCGGACCGTCGTGGCCGTCTACAGCACCTGCATGCTGGTGGTTCTCCTCAGGGTGCAGCTCAACATCATCGGGGGATACCTGTACCTGGACAACTCTGTGGGGAAGAGCGCAGCAGTGAGGAGGGCCAGCTATCAGGCAGCTAGCAGCAAGAGCTATTAGCTTAGCGCTTTGATTTGTCCCACAGGAATTTTTCACTTCAGGGAGTTTAAAGGAGAAACTTCATGTTTGTTGTCCCTCAGAGTCCTCTGACGCCTCCGGACGTCCAGCAGCAGTACCTGTCCAGCATCCAGCATCTCCTAGGAGACGGTAGGGAGCATCCACCCCCCCGTCTCTGTCCTTTGTATGTCCTCTGACCCGTCCATGTGTCTCTCCAGGGCTGACGGAGCTGATCTCCAGGGTGAAGACGGCGGTGCAGAGCTCCCTGGGCGGGTAAACGTCTCTGTCTCTCACCGTCTCTGAGACGGCCCCTGATGTCCTCCCGTCTGTCTCCTGATGTCCTGCTCTCTGTGTCCAGGGTGTCTCTGAAGCAGAGTCTGTCCctgctggagctggagcagcagctgaTCTGGATCCGAGCCGAGGTGGACTCTGGACGCCCGCTGTCCTCCTACATGCTGGCGGATGATGAGGACGTCCTCGCCGACCAGGTGgccacttttattttgaaaaagcgACAAGCAACAAATCTAGTGACTTTTTCTCAGAGCCTCTCTTTCCTGAGCTTTTATAGATATGAAACATTTGAACATGTAGGATTAAAGTCGTCCGCTCTGCTGAGGACGGAGTCCAATCAGGAGCCTCGTTCTCACTCTCTGGTTTCTCCCCTGCAGGCGTGCGGCTTAACGGAGAACGACCTGGTgaccatcagactgctgaacgaGACCAGAGACATGCTGGACAGGTGGGCGAGTCCGGCGGCGCTAACGCTAATGCTAACGTTAATGCTAACGCTAACCgcctgctgtgtttctgtcttcAGTCCAGATCTGAGCAAAGTTCTCAGCGCCTGTCTGAACCGCGGCTTCTCTCGTGTCCTTGACAACCTGGCCGAGTTCTTCCGGCTTCCTGTCAGTGACTCCGGCCCCAACTGCGCCCCCGACAGGTCAGAACCGGATAGACCGCGGATGTCTGGACAACACCAAAACCACAGGAACGACCTTAGAGAAGCAACCGTTGCTGCTCTGGGAACAGTTATAAATATGGTTTAAAGTCAGATTCTGTAGAGACTTTATGAGCAGTCAGTATCTTCCAGAGCTTTGAATCAGTTTTTGGCTTCAGggattaaagctgcagctgaagggAAAGTTTTGGTTCTCTGGTTTTCTCTTCCAGCCTGTCTGCCGTCAGCCTGCCGCTGGCCAAGATCATCCCCATCATCAACGGTCAGATCAACTCCGTCTGTAGTGAGACTCCCAGCCACTTTGTTCAGGTAGGTCCGACGCCGGTGGTTCTGCGGTAACCCGTCACTGTTGTGGGTCGATCGGCCGGATCCGGTGGCTTGGGTTCCGCCGGCAGGCTGGGGTCCGGACCGGTTCTGTTCTGGTAATGGGACGTTTTCTCTGCAGGACCTGCTGCTGAACGACCAGGTGAAGGAGTTTGCCGCCATCGTGTACGAGACGTTCAGCACGCCGCAGGAGCTGCAGAAGTGAtctgtgaggaagaggaggaaacgaGTCGGTGATGAAGACGCCGGTCCGTCCTCCGTCTGATGCCTCTGCGGCGTCCAGCCGGACATTTCTGTCCTCTCTGCTGGAGGACACTGAGGCTGCTGGGAGCAGTGGATCCTGGGAAGTGGAGTCTTTCTGCTGCGTTCACAGCGGATGAATCTCCCATGCCGAACTCTTCTGGGACGATTTTAGGCTGTTTTCTGGGTTCTGCGTTCGTTATGGATCCAGATGTTGCTGCTGAAGGTTTTAGACCTTCTGaagattaaaacacatttaataaaacatctaaattaaaCATGGAAACTACATTTGACTCCTTCCGTTTCTCTTGGATGTGTAAATTCTGCCGCCTGCAGTTCACCTCCTGGCCAGAAGAGGGCAGTCTACTCCACCCTTATTGTTGATCAGAAACCCGAGGAAATAGAAAGCCGTATTCATTTATCATGAGAAAATGAGCTTATTGTCACTATTTGTGTATGCGATTGTcaaaatcatcagaataattaagTTAATAAATAATCC
Proteins encoded in this window:
- the pex3 gene encoding peroxisomal biogenesis factor 3 isoform X1: MFSSVWNFIKRHKKKFIFTGAVVGGVYLLGKYAQKKIKEVQEKEASEYIAQARRQFHFESNQRTCNMTVLSMLPPLREAIVTQLNSESLTAMLKTKPANKLEIWEDLKIISFTRTVVAVYSTCMLVVLLRVQLNIIGGYLYLDNSVGKSAAVRRASYQSPLTPPDVQQQYLSSIQHLLGDGLTELISRVKTAVQSSLGGVSLKQSLSLLELEQQLIWIRAEVDSGRPLSSYMLADDEDVLADQACGLTENDLVTIRLLNETRDMLDSPDLSKVLSACLNRGFSRVLDNLAEFFRLPVSDSGPNCAPDSLSAVSLPLAKIIPIINGQINSVCSETPSHFVQDLLLNDQVKEFAAIVYETFSTPQELQK
- the pex3 gene encoding peroxisomal biogenesis factor 3 isoform X2, producing the protein MFSSVWNFIKRHKKKFIFTGAVVGGVYLLGKYAQKKIKEVQEKEASEYIAQARRQFHFESNQRTCNMTVLSMLPPLREAIVTQLNSESLTAMLKTKPANKLEIWEDLKIISFTRTVVAVYSTCMLVVLLRVQLNIIGGYLYLDNSVGKSAASPLTPPDVQQQYLSSIQHLLGDGLTELISRVKTAVQSSLGGVSLKQSLSLLELEQQLIWIRAEVDSGRPLSSYMLADDEDVLADQACGLTENDLVTIRLLNETRDMLDSPDLSKVLSACLNRGFSRVLDNLAEFFRLPVSDSGPNCAPDSLSAVSLPLAKIIPIINGQINSVCSETPSHFVQDLLLNDQVKEFAAIVYETFSTPQELQK